From one Pelecanus crispus isolate bPelCri1 chromosome 21, bPelCri1.pri, whole genome shotgun sequence genomic stretch:
- the TM2D2 gene encoding TM2 domain-containing protein 2, with translation MAPRRGGPVGYALLCGQAALLLGNLLLLQGASRGPPHNGTEPDAPAPGPPAAAWAYTDPRAPLVLCTYLPEEFVECEEPVDHGGNATAQQELGHGCVKFGGQAYGEVDHTRVQCRALDGIECAEPRTFLRGSRPCVKYTGHYFITTLLYSFFLGCFGVDRFCLGHTGTAVGKLLTLGGLGIWWFVDLILLITGGLMPSDGSNWCTVY, from the exons ATGgcgccgcggcgcggcgggccggTGGGCTACGCGCTGCTGTGCGGGCAGGCCGCGCTGCTGCTCGgcaacctgctgctgctgcagggcgcCTCCCGCGGGCCCCCCCACAACGGCACCGAGCCCGACGcgcccgcgccggggccgcccgccgccgcctgggCCTACACCGACCCGCGGGCGCCGCTCGTCCTCTGCACCTACCT CCCCGAGGAGTTCGTGGAGTGCGAGGAGCCGGTGGACCACGGCGGGAACGCCACGgcgcagcaggagctgggccaCGGCTGCGTGAAG TTCGGCGGACAGGCCTACGGCGAGGTGGACCACACGCGGGTGCAGTGCCGGGCGCTGGACGGCATCGAGTGCGCCGAGCCGCGGACCTTCCTGCGGGGCAGCAGGCCCTGCGTCAA GTACACCGGACACTACTTCATCACCACTCTGCTCTACTCCTTTTTCCTGGGTTGCTTCGGAGTGGATCGGTTCTGCCTGGGCCACACCGGCACCGCCGTGGGGAAACTGCTGACGCTGGGAGGACTGGGGATCTGGTGGTTTGTCGATCTGATTCTCCTCATCACCGGCGGGCTGATGCCCAGCGACGGCAGCAACTGGTGCACCGTGTACTGA